The Xiphophorus couchianus chromosome 3, X_couchianus-1.0, whole genome shotgun sequence genome segment tcctcccgcCTCCTGCTACTGATGTGGCGGCACCTCGATCTGCTACAGAGCTGGGGAAGGAGCTGGATCTCATCATGTCGTCGCCCAAGCCCTCCATGTCGTCGTCCTCAGACAGCTTGTCGTTCTGGGTTGGGGGCTGGTGGGCTATGAGAGGTCGCTCTTGTACCCAGTGGAGGAGCCCTCCATTTAGTGTGGCCCCTCTCCCAGGTTCTCGGATGGCTCTTGGATCCCCGTTTTGCCCAAGTTTGGGGTGAAGCTCCTCTGGTTCGGGGCTGGGAGGCTGGGTGGGCGGCAGGGAGCGAAAGCTGTCGGATGCTGGTGAAGGGTGAGAAGCAGGAGAGGCGGGCAGCGGGTTCAAAGGTGAGAAGTTGTGAGGTAAGCCAACTTTTTTCACCTTCTTTTTGTCCGTTTTTCTTCTGGATATTTTCTCTACAACATTTGCTATCTCTACCGTCCTCTCACTAGTCGTCTGAGGAGGTCGCTGCTCCCCTGCGGTCTCCCCCTCGGCCTCCCCGGTCTCTCCGAGAATGTCTCTGCAGGCATCGGCTACGCACTGGATGCCCAGAAGTTGAGCGCCTCGCAGCACGTCTCTCATCCCGGAGCTGGGGATGGTAAGCGTGGCAGTGTAGGCGAACTCCAGCAGGGCGTCCAAGGCGTCAGGAGCCACGCAGTCCAGCTGGCAAACACTGAACCCCCCGCCGCCCTCGCCGCCGCCTTCCTCTGCTCCGAACAGCCGGCGGAAGTAGAGGCTGACGGCTGCCATGACGGAGCGATGTGTCGGGTAGCGAGCCCCGCGCGAGGTAAGGGTGAGGTCACATAGGAGTCCCGTCCTGCGCTGGTCATTGAGGTGGGACAAGAGCTCGTTGCTGTGCTCCGGGAAGGGGATCCCAATCAGGCCGTCCTCTCCTGGAGACATCGCCACCTACAGCACAGGAAGGGAAAATTAAGTAAGCAAAAGAACTGAGGGAGGGCAGTAAAAAATGGCATGCAGTTTTATGACAAGTGTAATGTTTAGGAAAGGTATTTCTACACcttgaactaaatatttaattatggTGGGGCAACATGGACtaaaaattttattgtgatattttgtggtacaatgaagatttataaaacattcacatttgaAACAGACTTATTCAGGTCGCCACTTACGTGTTATTTCTATTACTAAAATGCAAACAGTAGCtgcattaaattgttttttcaaactCACAGATATTTATTGACACTCCTGTGGAAAAGGagtgaaaaaaatagcaaaaataacatttccaatGATACTGtcacttctgttttttatttacctttaata includes the following:
- the zbtb7b gene encoding zinc finger and BTB domain-containing protein 7B isoform X2, yielding MSPGEDGLIGIPFPEHSNELLSHLNDQRRTGLLCDLTLTSRGARYPTHRSVMAAVSLYFRRLFGAEEGGGEGGGGFSVCQLDCVAPDALDALLEFAYTATLTIPSSGMRDVLRGAQLLGIQCVADACRDILGETGEAEGETAGEQRPPQTTSERTVEIANVVEKISRRKTDKKKVKKVGLPHNFSPLNPLPASPASHPSPASDSFRSLPPTQPPSPEPEELHPKLGQNGDPRAIREPGRGATLNGGLLHWVQERPLIAHQPPTQNDKLSEDDDMEGLGDDMMRSSSFPSSVADRGAATSVAGGGRKRKSQTPQQCPVCQKIIHGAGKLPRHMRTHTGEKPFQCSACGVRFTRNDKLKIHMRKHTGERPYTCSHCPARFLHSYDLKNHLSLHSGARPFECPLCHKAFAREDHLQRHRKGHSCLELRTRRPRRGPELGEDGGEKEGSPLSLQAHPSVFHPRSVLEGGGGSGSIGGPSLIFPGGIDRERSLALQALAQLAPQRLAGYPELFLRGLDMQGGRNSEREDPGGTRSPALQHDRWADDMEDEEVEEGE
- the zbtb7b gene encoding zinc finger and BTB domain-containing protein 7B isoform X1, which codes for MDTTRQRLLRLQGTVPIKMGKVAMSPGEDGLIGIPFPEHSNELLSHLNDQRRTGLLCDLTLTSRGARYPTHRSVMAAVSLYFRRLFGAEEGGGEGGGGFSVCQLDCVAPDALDALLEFAYTATLTIPSSGMRDVLRGAQLLGIQCVADACRDILGETGEAEGETAGEQRPPQTTSERTVEIANVVEKISRRKTDKKKVKKVGLPHNFSPLNPLPASPASHPSPASDSFRSLPPTQPPSPEPEELHPKLGQNGDPRAIREPGRGATLNGGLLHWVQERPLIAHQPPTQNDKLSEDDDMEGLGDDMMRSSSFPSSVADRGAATSVAGGGRKRKSQTPQQCPVCQKIIHGAGKLPRHMRTHTGEKPFQCSACGVRFTRNDKLKIHMRKHTGERPYTCSHCPARFLHSYDLKNHLSLHSGARPFECPLCHKAFAREDHLQRHRKGHSCLELRTRRPRRGPELGEDGGEKEGSPLSLQAHPSVFHPRSVLEGGGGSGSIGGPSLIFPGGIDRERSLALQALAQLAPQRLAGYPELFLRGLDMQGGRNSEREDPGGTRSPALQHDRWADDMEDEEVEEGE